In a genomic window of Pseudomonadota bacterium:
- a CDS encoding CHASE2 domain-containing protein, translating to MNIFKKYPTIISGAGITLLFLLLGLVHLEVIDSLELKLYDLRMHLLSDQDSPSEIVLVNIDDYSIENLGRWPWPRSHIAKGIESINAGNPKAIGLNIIFSEPEENTGLIALKRVEEILEESGLAKTENGKNVIKEMDKLYLALDNDSLLADSIKAAGNVILPMAMLESDIEGVDTGEADDSLLSMSITNMKILENSSSPQATNLLLPIKPLMLAANGLGHLTLAYDMDGKVRMEKTIYEFREQFYPSYALRLTAAYLNVPLEEISVELGSSIQLGSRRVSTTLDSDFPVTFKGSSGAFRSYSFFDVYTGKIPESAFKNKLVLIGPSALGLINPLNTPLEPNMPLGELSANVIWSMLNNKTINSPAWDQAFELLLILLVGLIITIVLPRLKARLSALVFFGLMVLFLGGTTYAFAANGLWIHTAYPLLELIFGYFVVISLKYFFTETDKEKVEGESAETNRMLGLSFQGQGMLDMAFDKFRKCPVDQGMQEVLYNLALDYERKRQFNKAASVYEYIEKHGGEFKDADDRKKKMVQLGDTVIMGTGGADPLLSNIGGDGDTKPTLGRYEIIKQLGKGAMGIVYLGKDPRINRTTAIKTFRFADELESDEIAEMKKMFFLEAESAGTLSHPNIVTIYDAGEEEDLAYIAMEYLVGNDLKGNTKKGSLLPMRKVVGYMADLADALDYAHRQGIIHRDIKPANIMLLDNGVVKITDFGIARITSSSKTQTQTGIVKGTPFYMSPEQISGEKVDGRSDLFAMGVVMYQLFTGEVPFRAENFATLMHKIINEPHIDPRKHNPDIPKPLAQIINFALVKDKTKRYQKASQMADHLNKVLRWMDKTANGTQTAERSSS from the coding sequence ATGAATATATTCAAAAAGTATCCCACCATCATCTCCGGGGCAGGAATCACCTTACTTTTTCTGTTGCTGGGCCTCGTCCACCTGGAAGTGATCGACAGCCTGGAATTAAAACTCTATGACCTGAGAATGCACCTCCTTTCAGATCAGGACAGTCCCAGTGAAATCGTCCTGGTCAACATTGACGACTACTCCATTGAAAATCTCGGCCGCTGGCCATGGCCAAGATCACATATCGCCAAAGGAATCGAAAGCATCAATGCCGGAAACCCGAAAGCCATCGGCTTGAATATCATCTTCAGTGAGCCGGAAGAAAACACCGGGCTCATAGCCCTTAAAAGGGTGGAAGAAATCCTTGAAGAATCAGGGTTGGCGAAAACTGAAAATGGCAAAAATGTCATCAAGGAAATGGACAAGCTTTACCTGGCCCTTGACAACGATTCCCTGCTGGCCGATTCAATTAAAGCCGCCGGCAATGTCATCCTGCCCATGGCCATGCTTGAATCGGACATTGAAGGTGTTGACACCGGCGAAGCCGATGACAGCCTGCTCAGCATGTCCATAACCAACATGAAAATACTGGAGAATTCTTCTTCCCCACAGGCAACCAACCTCCTGCTGCCCATTAAACCGCTGATGCTGGCCGCCAACGGCCTGGGCCATCTTACCCTTGCCTATGACATGGACGGCAAGGTCCGTATGGAGAAAACCATTTATGAATTCCGGGAACAATTTTATCCCTCCTATGCCCTGCGGCTAACAGCCGCATACCTGAATGTTCCCCTTGAAGAGATCAGCGTTGAACTGGGGAGTTCCATTCAACTGGGCTCCCGACGGGTGTCCACCACCCTGGACTCTGATTTTCCGGTGACTTTCAAGGGATCCAGCGGCGCCTTCCGGTCCTATTCCTTTTTTGATGTATATACCGGCAAGATTCCTGAAAGCGCTTTTAAAAACAAACTTGTGCTCATCGGCCCTTCGGCGCTTGGCTTGATTAATCCGTTAAATACACCACTGGAACCGAATATGCCCCTGGGTGAATTATCGGCAAATGTCATCTGGTCGATGCTCAACAATAAAACAATTAACAGCCCGGCATGGGACCAGGCCTTCGAGCTCCTGCTGATTCTCCTGGTCGGGCTGATTATTACAATTGTCCTGCCGCGGCTCAAAGCAAGATTGTCGGCGCTGGTCTTTTTCGGGCTCATGGTGCTGTTTCTCGGTGGCACAACCTATGCCTTTGCCGCAAATGGTCTCTGGATTCATACCGCCTATCCCCTGCTGGAACTGATCTTCGGTTACTTTGTGGTGATTTCGCTGAAATACTTCTTCACCGAGACCGACAAAGAAAAGGTTGAAGGCGAATCAGCCGAGACCAACCGGATGCTCGGGCTGTCATTTCAAGGTCAGGGGATGCTTGACATGGCCTTTGATAAATTCCGTAAATGCCCCGTTGACCAGGGCATGCAGGAAGTTCTCTATAACCTTGCCCTTGACTACGAGCGTAAAAGACAATTCAACAAAGCAGCTTCAGTTTATGAATATATTGAAAAACACGGCGGTGAGTTCAAGGATGCCGATGACCGGAAAAAGAAAATGGTCCAGCTTGGTGATACGGTGATCATGGGCACAGGGGGCGCGGACCCACTGCTTTCAAACATAGGTGGTGATGGAGACACCAAACCCACCCTTGGCCGTTATGAAATCATCAAGCAGCTGGGCAAAGGCGCCATGGGCATCGTCTATCTTGGCAAGGATCCGCGAATCAATCGGACCACGGCGATTAAAACCTTCCGTTTTGCCGATGAACTTGAATCGGATGAAATCGCCGAGATGAAAAAAATGTTCTTCCTTGAAGCGGAAAGCGCCGGCACCCTGTCTCATCCGAATATCGTCACAATCTACGATGCCGGCGAAGAAGAGGATCTTGCCTATATTGCCATGGAATATCTGGTGGGCAATGATTTAAAGGGCAACACAAAAAAAGGCTCACTCCTGCCCATGCGCAAGGTTGTCGGCTACATGGCAGACCTTGCTGATGCCCTTGACTATGCACACAGGCAGGGAATTATCCATCGCGATATAAAACCTGCCAACATTATGCTTCTTGATAACGGCGTGGTCAAAATAACTGACTTCGGCATCGCCAGGATTACCTCAAGTTCAAAAACCCAGACCCAGACCGGTATCGTCAAGGGCACACCATTCTACATGTCCCCGGAACAGATCTCCGGCGAAAAAGTTGACGGGCGCTCCGATCTTTTTGCCATGGGTGTTGTCATGTATCAACTCTTCACCGGCGAGGTCCCCTTCCGGGCTGAGAATTTTGCGACACTCATGCATAAAATTATCAATGAACCTCATATTGATCCGAGAAAACATAACCCGGATATCCCTAAACCCCTGGCACAGATTATCAATTTTGCCCTGGTCAAGGACAAAACTAAACGGTATCAGAAAGCAAGCCAGATGGCTGATCATCTGAATAAAGTTCTCAGGTGGATGGACAAAACCGCAAATGGCACACAGACTGCCGAAAGATCATCCTCGTGA
- a CDS encoding protein phosphatase 2C domain-containing protein produces the protein MLAIESAGLTDIGNKRKNNEDSYFLDDDLKLYIVADGMGGHLAGEVASKLVVDTTRDYLKRFHTGIQVEELIDTDPSLSKNANRLIAGLQLANSVVNKFSENKGAYSGMGSTVSAVYFPGDSLIASNIGDSPIFLVHKGEISLVSVIHNVAAEQAILDPEGAKDLNGKYSNILTRAMGKDEDIMPATREIRVVPGDIIILCSDGLSSYVPDHEIKDIVAAGSLEESCKTLVDLALERGGHDNITVVLLRVKKVRGFLSGLFEFLKKPFG, from the coding sequence ATGCTAGCCATTGAATCCGCCGGCCTTACCGATATCGGCAATAAAAGAAAAAACAATGAAGACAGCTACTTCCTTGATGACGACCTGAAACTCTATATTGTTGCGGATGGCATGGGCGGGCATCTTGCCGGGGAGGTTGCCAGCAAACTGGTGGTGGACACCACCAGAGATTACCTTAAACGTTTCCATACCGGTATTCAGGTCGAAGAACTCATTGACACCGACCCGTCACTTTCCAAAAACGCCAACCGCCTTATCGCCGGACTGCAACTGGCAAACAGTGTCGTCAACAAATTTTCTGAAAACAAGGGCGCTTACAGCGGAATGGGTTCAACGGTTTCCGCAGTGTATTTCCCCGGAGACTCGCTCATAGCGTCAAACATCGGCGACAGCCCCATCTTCCTGGTCCATAAGGGAGAAATCAGTCTTGTTTCAGTCATCCACAATGTTGCCGCAGAGCAGGCGATCCTTGATCCTGAAGGCGCCAAAGACCTGAACGGCAAATATTCCAATATCCTCACCAGGGCCATGGGCAAGGATGAGGATATAATGCCCGCCACCCGTGAAATCAGGGTAGTGCCCGGTGATATCATCATCCTCTGTTCCGACGGACTCTCGAGCTATGTCCCGGACCATGAGATAAAAGATATTGTCGCGGCAGGCTCTCTTGAGGAATCCTGTAAAACCCTGGTCGACCTCGCTTTAGAAAGAGGCGGGCACGACAATATCACGGTAGTCCTCCTCAGAGTCAAAAAGGTCCGCGGATTCCTGTCAGGATTGTTCGAATTCTTGAAAAAACCTTTTGGCTGA
- a CDS encoding DUF2905 domain-containing protein, which produces MQKTLIFIGIAFLAIGLLWPTLSRIPLGRFPGDIIITRPHFKIYIPITTMVLISLILSVLARIFRK; this is translated from the coding sequence ATGCAGAAAACATTAATTTTCATCGGCATAGCTTTTCTGGCAATCGGTCTGCTCTGGCCGACGCTCTCCAGAATTCCTCTTGGAAGGTTCCCCGGAGATATCATCATTACCCGGCCTCATTTCAAAATATACATCCCCATCACCACAATGGTCCTGATCAGCCTGATTCTCTCGGTTCTGGCGCGGATATTCCGGAAATAA
- a CDS encoding KamA family radical SAM protein → MSKLEITTVQDEPPDEVSQNEEKPPSQGIYSSTTAYRNASPAITHLSVNNLGSKKTKTTRKIQNILPFFPLSEDKSHQGWTSWQWQIRHRIKTVRQLENFFAGAAIQSDIENAIHRFPMAITPYYASLIRKMEPSDPVYRMAVPMTDELHDPPFLLDDPLEEEHDMPVPGLVHRYPDRALIMVTSMCAMYCRHCTRKRVAGQREVNISQPQLKRIINYLVNHPEIHDVILSGGDPLTLRTESLEKIIAAVRSVPSVDIIRIGTRTPVTMPMRITEELVTMLKNYQPLWVNTHFNHPNEITAESRAACARLVDAGIPMGNQTVLLRGVNDNPQVMEELLRGLITMRVRPYYLYQCDLVRGVEHFRTPLSRGIEIMEYLRGRISGFAIPTFVVDAPGGGGKIPVLPNYLITSSPTHTVLRNFEGMLVSYPEPIATGRMEVQSFQTKNKTIESINPTVFDLATGRALKIEPMTSLRKKRRSRRSSA, encoded by the coding sequence ATGTCGAAATTAGAAATCACCACTGTACAGGATGAACCCCCAGACGAAGTCTCGCAAAATGAGGAAAAACCTCCAAGCCAGGGTATTTATTCCTCAACCACCGCCTATCGCAACGCTTCACCCGCAATAACCCACCTTTCAGTCAACAACCTCGGATCGAAAAAAACCAAAACCACCAGGAAGATACAGAACATTCTGCCATTTTTTCCTTTATCTGAAGATAAAAGCCACCAGGGCTGGACTTCATGGCAATGGCAGATCCGTCACAGAATTAAAACAGTCCGGCAACTGGAAAATTTCTTTGCCGGCGCAGCCATCCAATCGGACATCGAAAACGCCATCCACCGCTTTCCAATGGCGATCACCCCTTATTACGCTTCGCTGATCCGCAAGATGGAACCCTCAGACCCTGTTTATCGCATGGCTGTCCCAATGACCGACGAACTGCATGATCCGCCCTTTCTCCTGGATGACCCCCTGGAAGAAGAGCACGACATGCCTGTCCCCGGCTTGGTGCATCGTTACCCTGACCGTGCCCTGATCATGGTGACCTCCATGTGCGCCATGTACTGTCGGCACTGCACAAGAAAACGGGTTGCCGGGCAACGTGAAGTCAACATTTCACAGCCGCAGCTGAAAAGAATTATCAATTACCTGGTAAATCATCCGGAAATACACGATGTTATCCTGTCCGGAGGCGATCCTCTTACCTTACGGACTGAATCACTGGAAAAAATTATTGCCGCGGTCCGCAGTGTTCCCAGTGTCGATATAATCCGTATAGGAACCAGGACACCGGTTACCATGCCGATGCGCATCACCGAAGAACTGGTGACCATGCTTAAAAATTACCAGCCGCTCTGGGTGAACACTCATTTCAACCATCCCAATGAAATTACCGCAGAATCCCGGGCGGCCTGTGCCAGACTGGTGGATGCCGGTATCCCCATGGGCAACCAGACCGTCCTCCTGCGCGGCGTCAACGACAACCCCCAGGTGATGGAGGAACTGCTGCGCGGCCTGATAACCATGCGCGTCCGCCCCTATTATCTTTACCAGTGCGATCTGGTCAGGGGTGTGGAACATTTTCGCACGCCATTGTCCCGGGGCATTGAAATAATGGAATATCTCCGCGGCCGTATTTCCGGGTTTGCAATCCCGACTTTTGTAGTCGATGCTCCCGGCGGCGGCGGCAAGATCCCCGTGCTCCCCAATTACCTGATCACCAGCAGTCCGACACATACGGTGCTCAGAAATTTTGAAGGCATGCTGGTCAGTTATCCTGAGCCGATTGCTACCGGAAGGATGGAGGTTCAGTCCTTCCAGACAAAAAACAAAACCATCGAATCTATTAATCCGACGGTCTTTGATCTCGCCACGGGTCGAGCCCTCAAAATAGAACCGATGACTTCTCTCCGCAAGAAGCGCCGCAGCAGACGTTCGTCTGCCTGA
- a CDS encoding D-alanine--D-alanine ligase has translation MKIKHIGLVYDLRSAYLAEGYSEQDVAEFDSESTIDALEQAINANGYQVSRIGHGRQLNQRLINGERWDLVFSIAEGLKGRSREAQVPALLEMYGQPYVFSDPLTCAVTLDKYVAKKIILADGLATPAAALIHSKDDLREFRLPFPVFAKPVAEGTGKGISSRSRIDTIDALHNVAGQLLEDFPGQPVLVEAYLPGREFTTGILGTGHKARILGTLEVCIKDNAPAADYSYEVKELCEDFVDYVPVVKGDSLIDAVEALALASYRSLECRDTGRVDIRLDAAGTPCFIEINPLPGLHPHHSDLPMIATAMGMNYNDLIGGIIASAFDRV, from the coding sequence ATGAAAATTAAACACATCGGCCTTGTATACGATCTGCGTTCCGCTTATCTGGCAGAAGGTTATTCCGAGCAGGATGTGGCGGAATTTGATTCCGAATCGACCATTGACGCCCTTGAACAGGCGATCAACGCCAACGGCTACCAGGTCTCGAGAATCGGCCACGGTCGCCAACTCAACCAACGGCTGATTAACGGTGAACGCTGGGATCTGGTTTTCTCCATTGCCGAAGGGCTTAAAGGACGCTCCCGGGAAGCGCAGGTGCCGGCCCTGCTTGAGATGTACGGCCAGCCCTATGTTTTTTCCGATCCATTGACCTGCGCCGTAACCCTGGACAAGTATGTTGCAAAAAAAATTATCCTGGCCGATGGCCTTGCCACCCCAGCCGCGGCCCTGATCCATAGCAAAGACGACCTCAGGGAATTCCGTCTGCCGTTCCCGGTTTTTGCTAAACCGGTGGCCGAGGGTACCGGCAAGGGTATCAGCAGCCGGAGCCGTATTGATACCATTGATGCCCTGCATAATGTCGCAGGCCAACTGCTTGAGGATTTCCCAGGCCAGCCGGTTCTGGTTGAGGCCTATCTTCCGGGAAGGGAATTCACCACCGGCATCCTGGGTACCGGTCATAAAGCCCGTATACTGGGCACCCTTGAGGTATGCATCAAAGATAATGCCCCGGCCGCCGACTATTCCTATGAGGTAAAAGAACTTTGCGAAGACTTTGTCGATTATGTCCCAGTAGTAAAGGGCGACAGCCTGATTGATGCCGTGGAGGCCCTTGCCCTGGCCTCCTACCGTTCACTGGAATGCCGCGACACCGGAAGGGTTGACATTCGCCTTGATGCCGCAGGCACCCCGTGTTTCATCGAAATCAACCCGCTTCCGGGCCTCCATCCGCACCATTCCGATCTGCCGATGATTGCCACTGCCATGGGTATGAATTATAACGATCTTATCGGCGGCATTATCGCCAGCGCCTTTGACCGGGTATAG
- a CDS encoding GNAT family N-acetyltransferase — MTILRDKEILLLYNLPAADALESEKGVLVERDTVAASLEKLKIPYKAIGVRDLYDITTVLADKQDHIIFNLVEGFAKKSESAAHVPAVCESFNCQATGGSTACLTLTLDKVKTKGVLSAASIPVPKGIKVRPGSLPEKSELFPGPYIVKPACTDASEGLFAESSVCKHYGKELLDAIKLIHKDFKQPAIVEQLVGTREFNVSVIEINGRISILPIAEISFAAFPEDMPRIVDYSAKWIESSFAYANTPRIFPDNLPETQKKRISTLAVKSWHALGCRDYARVDFRMDDFGNLYVLEVNSNPDISPDAGFAAALEKEGIAYHRFVDAMLQNAKKRLHADNPPKTVIPSSPEALLPPIAEDDVLVRHINPKDQQDILNILNATVIFRPTELVVAAEVLESSISNAIESEYFSLVAESAGQICGWICYGPTPCTSGVMDIYWIVASTKLRRRGIGRALMTAAEKEIRASGARLITIDTAGRDDYLPSRLFYQNAGYEEKARIRDFYTPGDDKVVFVKEL, encoded by the coding sequence ATGACCATCCTGCGCGATAAAGAGATTCTCCTCCTGTACAATCTGCCGGCCGCCGATGCTCTGGAAAGCGAAAAAGGCGTCCTTGTTGAAAGAGATACAGTTGCCGCATCCCTGGAAAAACTAAAAATACCTTATAAGGCCATAGGAGTCCGGGATCTTTATGACATTACCACCGTGCTCGCCGACAAACAGGATCATATAATTTTCAACCTGGTTGAAGGATTTGCAAAAAAATCGGAATCAGCAGCACACGTCCCTGCGGTCTGCGAATCATTCAACTGCCAGGCCACCGGTGGCTCAACCGCCTGCCTGACCCTTACTCTTGATAAAGTTAAAACCAAAGGCGTCCTTTCTGCGGCGTCAATTCCGGTACCCAAAGGCATCAAGGTCCGCCCCGGTTCCCTGCCGGAAAAGTCCGAGCTTTTCCCCGGACCCTATATTGTAAAACCTGCCTGCACCGATGCCAGCGAAGGACTATTTGCCGAGAGCTCGGTTTGCAAGCATTACGGCAAGGAATTACTTGACGCCATAAAATTAATCCATAAAGATTTCAAACAACCGGCCATTGTGGAACAGCTGGTTGGCACCCGGGAATTCAATGTTTCGGTGATTGAGATAAACGGCAGGATAAGCATTCTGCCCATCGCTGAGATCAGTTTCGCGGCCTTTCCGGAAGACATGCCGCGCATCGTCGACTACTCGGCAAAATGGATCGAATCTTCCTTTGCCTACGCCAACACACCCCGTATTTTCCCGGATAATCTGCCCGAGACCCAGAAAAAAAGGATATCAACCCTTGCGGTAAAATCCTGGCACGCTCTGGGCTGCCGCGACTATGCACGAGTGGATTTCAGGATGGACGATTTCGGCAATCTCTATGTTCTCGAGGTGAACTCCAATCCCGACATCTCACCTGATGCAGGTTTTGCCGCAGCATTGGAAAAAGAAGGCATAGCCTATCATCGCTTTGTCGACGCCATGCTGCAGAATGCAAAAAAACGCCTGCATGCGGATAATCCGCCAAAGACTGTGATTCCGTCATCACCAGAAGCCCTTTTGCCTCCAATCGCAGAAGATGACGTCCTGGTCCGCCACATCAACCCCAAGGACCAGCAAGATATCCTGAATATTCTGAACGCCACGGTGATCTTCAGACCGACAGAATTAGTTGTTGCCGCAGAAGTCCTTGAATCAAGCATCAGCAATGCCATAGAAAGCGAATATTTCTCGCTGGTCGCTGAATCCGCAGGGCAGATCTGCGGCTGGATCTGTTACGGGCCGACCCCCTGCACCTCCGGAGTCATGGATATTTACTGGATTGTTGCTTCAACAAAGCTCCGCAGACGGGGCATCGGCCGCGCCTTAATGACTGCGGCTGAAAAAGAAATCCGTGCATCAGGAGCAAGACTGATTACCATTGATACCGCCGGCAGAGACGATTACCTCCCCTCCCGCCTTTTCTATCAGAATGCCGGCTATGAAGAAAAAGCCCGGATCAGGGATTTTTATACACCTGGTGATGACAAGGTTGTTTTTGTTAAGGAGTTGTGA
- the sixA gene encoding phosphohistidine phosphatase SixA produces MKVYLLQHGEAMPKEKDLRRPLSYKGIEEIRKVIAFLAKNIDLSQTVNVYHSGKLRAQQTADAFAGELSLAPPLEIAGLLPLDDPQIWASRLNASDEDTMLVGHLPHLARLAALLISGDQEKEILRFRMGGVAALERNESGWWSVSWMVIPGLFKESAGEDDELDMEDLEFISRLTI; encoded by the coding sequence ATGAAAGTATATCTGCTTCAGCACGGTGAGGCGATGCCCAAAGAGAAGGATCTCCGAAGGCCTCTCTCGTACAAAGGGATAGAAGAGATCAGAAAGGTCATCGCCTTTTTAGCAAAAAACATTGATCTTTCACAAACCGTAAATGTCTATCACAGCGGTAAACTCCGGGCGCAACAGACCGCTGATGCTTTTGCAGGGGAACTAAGTCTTGCCCCGCCTTTGGAGATTGCAGGATTATTGCCCCTTGATGATCCGCAAATATGGGCATCACGCCTCAATGCTTCTGATGAGGATACGATGCTTGTCGGCCACCTGCCGCACCTTGCGAGGCTTGCGGCATTGCTTATCTCCGGCGATCAGGAAAAAGAAATTCTCCGATTTCGGATGGGCGGGGTTGCTGCTCTTGAAAGAAATGAGTCGGGCTGGTGGTCGGTTTCCTGGATGGTGATCCCCGGGCTTTTTAAAGAATCGGCAGGTGAAGATGACGAGCTGGATATGGAAGACCTGGAATTTATTTCCCGATTGACCATATGA
- a CDS encoding helix-turn-helix domain-containing protein — translation MSTSNPELQLAGDFVRDTDCNIFLTGKAGTGKTTFLHNLKKNTPKRMIVTAPTGVAAINAGGVTLHSFFQMPFGPFVPGSESYDRSSQHKFNKEKINIIRSLDLLVIDEISMVRADLLDGVDAVLRRYRGNELPFGGVQLLMIGDLYQLSPVVKDAEWQLLRDYYESFYFFSSNALRHTELISIELKQIYRQSDPRFIELLNRVRDNRLDQDTLQEINRRYLPNFVLQDDEGYITLGTHNRGVDAINESKLAELPAKTRRFNADVAGDFPEYTYPAPAELELKVGAQVMFVRNDSSRDKLYFNGKIGKVTRVSREEVSVKCPGDRAEIVVEPATWENIKYTIDKETKEIIESKVGEFVQFPLKLAWAITIHKSQGLTFEKAVIDANAAFAHGQVYVALSRCKTFEGMILSTPLSANCVKSDKTVCRFVDNAMRNSPSQQQLIDAKNRYQQRLLMECFDFKSLHFYLNQLLRVLLANARLVTVAGVDDFHELARKGGAEICDIGENFKRQLRSLFANDKLPEMDAVVSERITRASGYFQEKIETILAANLRDFRVDTDNKEIAKRLKDILNKLNKEIAVKSAAVKSCEAGFSLASYLRAISVAEIDFKSGKERKASTQYTAADVGHPELFQALKDWRSQKAAEEGLPHFRIMHQSVLIQIAVNLPDNPADLKRIKGIGPRLVEKYGAELVAMVSAYRRKHEIAEVMLPEPQVALQEVEVKEEKMPARNTRQVSFEMFQSGLRVKQIAEERGLANATIEGHLAGFVQAGKLEIGRLVPSAKQQAIAQKLTEIQGGSLKELKIALGDDYSYGEINLVLAHLKLQENI, via the coding sequence GGTTACCCTGCATTCTTTTTTCCAGATGCCCTTTGGTCCGTTTGTGCCTGGCAGCGAATCGTATGATCGCAGCAGCCAGCACAAATTCAACAAGGAAAAAATCAACATCATCAGGAGTCTCGACCTGCTGGTGATCGATGAAATAAGCATGGTTCGTGCCGATCTGCTGGACGGCGTCGATGCAGTCCTGCGTCGTTATCGCGGTAACGAATTGCCCTTTGGCGGCGTGCAGTTGTTGATGATCGGCGATCTGTACCAGTTGTCTCCGGTGGTGAAGGATGCCGAATGGCAACTTCTGCGCGATTATTATGAATCGTTCTATTTTTTCAGCAGTAATGCTTTGCGTCACACCGAACTGATTTCCATTGAACTGAAACAAATTTATCGCCAGTCGGACCCACGTTTCATTGAGCTGCTCAACCGGGTGCGCGATAACAGGCTGGATCAGGATACTCTGCAGGAGATCAACCGCCGTTATCTCCCTAACTTTGTGCTGCAGGACGACGAAGGTTACATTACCCTCGGCACCCACAATCGCGGCGTTGACGCGATCAACGAATCCAAATTGGCTGAGTTGCCGGCAAAAACGCGTCGTTTTAACGCCGATGTCGCAGGCGATTTCCCCGAATACACCTATCCGGCTCCGGCCGAGCTTGAACTTAAGGTCGGCGCCCAGGTGATGTTCGTGCGCAACGATTCTTCTCGCGATAAACTCTATTTCAACGGCAAGATCGGTAAAGTGACACGTGTGTCTCGTGAAGAGGTTTCCGTCAAGTGCCCAGGCGACCGCGCCGAGATCGTAGTCGAACCGGCAACCTGGGAAAATATCAAGTATACAATCGACAAGGAAACCAAGGAGATTATTGAAAGCAAAGTCGGAGAATTCGTGCAATTCCCGCTGAAACTGGCCTGGGCCATTACTATTCATAAGAGTCAGGGGCTCACTTTTGAAAAGGCCGTGATCGACGCCAACGCCGCCTTTGCTCATGGCCAGGTTTATGTAGCCCTGAGCCGTTGTAAGACATTTGAGGGCATGATACTCAGTACGCCTCTTTCAGCAAATTGTGTGAAAAGTGATAAGACGGTATGCCGTTTTGTGGATAATGCGATGAGAAATTCGCCCTCGCAACAACAGCTGATAGACGCAAAAAACCGCTATCAGCAGCGTTTATTGATGGAATGCTTTGATTTTAAGTCGTTGCATTTTTACTTGAATCAGTTGCTGCGGGTGTTGCTCGCAAACGCCAGACTGGTGACAGTTGCCGGCGTGGATGATTTTCACGAATTGGCGCGAAAGGGGGGGGCTGAAATTTGTGATATCGGCGAAAATTTCAAGCGGCAATTGCGCAGTCTCTTTGCCAATGACAAACTGCCCGAAATGGACGCTGTTGTTTCGGAGCGCATCACCAGGGCATCAGGCTATTTTCAGGAAAAAATCGAAACGATTCTGGCAGCAAATCTTCGAGATTTCCGAGTAGACACGGATAATAAGGAAATTGCTAAAAGGCTCAAGGATATCCTGAACAAATTGAACAAGGAAATTGCCGTGAAGTCGGCGGCGGTGAAGAGTTGTGAGGCCGGTTTTTCGCTTGCCAGCTATCTGCGCGCCATATCTGTCGCAGAAATTGATTTCAAATCAGGGAAGGAAAGAAAAGCCTCAACGCAATACACCGCCGCCGATGTCGGTCATCCCGAGTTGTTTCAGGCCCTGAAGGACTGGCGTTCGCAAAAGGCCGCGGAGGAAGGGCTCCCACATTTTCGGATTATGCACCAGAGCGTGCTGATCCAGATTGCGGTGAACCTGCCCGACAATCCTGCCGACCTGAAAAGAATAAAGGGAATCGGCCCCCGGCTCGTGGAAAAATACGGCGCGGAACTGGTTGCCATGGTTTCAGCCTATCGCCGGAAACACGAGATTGCCGAGGTGATGTTGCCCGAACCCCAAGTCGCGCTTCAAGAGGTTGAAGTCAAAGAAGAAAAAATGCCGGCAAGAAACACCAGACAGGTCAGTTTTGAGATGTTTCAATCAGGATTACGCGTGAAGCAAATTGCCGAAGAACGCGGTCTGGCCAATGCTACCATTGAGGGGCACCTGGCCGGTTTCGTTCAGGCCGGCAAGCTGGAAATCGGCAGACTGGTGCCGTCTGCAAAACAACAGGCCATTGCCCAGAAACTTACTGAAATTCAGGGTGGTTCGCTCAAGGAACTGAAAATCGCCTTGGGCGACGACTATTCCTACGGTGAAATCAACCTTGTGCTCGCCCACCTTAAACTTCAGGAAAACATCTGA